A DNA window from Vicinamibacterales bacterium contains the following coding sequences:
- a CDS encoding Uma2 family endonuclease, with product MVMIPGLRQSVNEYLAGIEDLTRQELVWGAVVQEPSPWLQHQGIVTRAVVLLDQHVRERRAGLVCVSPIDVVLDEARALVLQPDVVFVSHERAGILRNQVWGAPDLVVEVESPGTRRRDRTLKLRWYRQYGVREYWLIDPQEAVVTVMALDGERVRRRRFRGHRRLVSPLLPGFHETAATFFE from the coding sequence ATGGTGATGATTCCTGGATTGCGGCAGTCGGTGAACGAATACCTGGCGGGCATCGAGGACCTCACGCGGCAGGAGCTGGTGTGGGGCGCAGTAGTGCAGGAACCATCTCCGTGGTTGCAGCACCAGGGCATCGTCACGCGCGCGGTCGTCCTCCTGGATCAGCACGTGCGCGAGCGGCGCGCAGGGCTGGTGTGCGTCTCGCCGATCGACGTCGTGCTCGACGAAGCGAGAGCGCTCGTGCTGCAGCCAGACGTGGTCTTTGTCTCCCACGAACGGGCCGGCATCCTCCGCAACCAGGTATGGGGCGCGCCGGATCTGGTGGTCGAAGTTGAATCGCCCGGCACGCGCCGCCGCGATCGCACGCTCAAGCTGCGGTGGTACCGGCAGTACGGGGTCCGGGAGTACTGGCTGATTGATCCGCAAGAAGCCGTGGTGACGGTGATGGCTCTCGACGGTGAGCGGGTGCGCCGGCGCCGGTTCCGGGGCCACCGCCGCCTGGTGTCGCCCCTGTTGCCCGGGTTCCACGAAACCGCCGCCACCTTCTTCGAATAA
- a CDS encoding homoserine dehydrogenase: protein MATLAATDLRPRRLVIEHLSITIEGRALEDVQLGGWVYGPELGTAPVVVIVGGITASPFPFGDGQSESDDARAAWWPSLCAPDLIDPAKHTVLCPSWPGNGSTWKGFDDPGAMESLSIAGLADLVAAWLDGCGCSTPVTWVGASLGGMVGVAFAARHAERCAKLIAISGGLRPDGWGTATRHLQRELVRDGLRNGDVATGMSRARQLGMLTYRGRDELDTRFGKLLPGLDRPPVAEYLDHHGQRFAERFPVKTFLMLSEAIDRGWLSDPQAVREAIQQVSAETIVVGVPGDMLFPWALQVELHRALQAAGADSSLWKLESVFGHDAFLADQDKLADVLRGAQAFGGELRQAARPRFEGVGVEPVREIRIGLVGCGTVGLGVLEMIERQREAVAERYGVKFRVSRIAVRDVTKDRGPRAAGIPISDRPLELVSDPEVDVVVEVAGGMAVEPILRAALATGKPVVTANKALLASKLAELGVLAQRTETPLYCEAAAAAAIPIVRHLSHRADEVDSLWGIVNATCNFVMTRLEQGDLTLAEAVAEAQRLGFAEAQPDDDLDGKDAAAKLSILAYRAFGAWVRPDGFLVRGIRDIDPADCDLAESMGFRIRQIARAVRINGALDMAVEPLLLPTWHLLASVEEEYNAVYLRCVSSGDLSLFGKGAGALPTATAILGDLIDLAQDNSVRWPVPRTLAVARDGSAVLPAPRRHYLRITGQPHPGLERKFEGLVRRHGLSVQNRATRGEADRVHIAFMISASSDTQIAAVTAAVDRLARVEQRLCLGVMD, encoded by the coding sequence ATGGCAACCCTGGCGGCCACCGACCTGCGTCCGCGCCGGCTGGTCATCGAGCACCTTTCCATCACCATTGAAGGCCGCGCCCTCGAGGACGTGCAGCTGGGCGGCTGGGTCTACGGCCCCGAGCTCGGCACCGCCCCGGTCGTGGTCATCGTCGGGGGCATCACCGCGTCGCCGTTTCCCTTCGGGGATGGGCAATCCGAAAGCGACGATGCGCGCGCGGCGTGGTGGCCGTCGCTCTGCGCGCCCGACCTGATCGATCCCGCGAAGCACACGGTGCTCTGCCCGTCGTGGCCCGGCAACGGCTCCACGTGGAAGGGCTTCGACGACCCGGGCGCGATGGAATCCCTCTCGATCGCCGGCCTGGCTGACCTGGTGGCGGCGTGGCTGGACGGCTGCGGCTGTTCCACGCCCGTGACCTGGGTGGGCGCCAGCCTTGGCGGCATGGTCGGCGTCGCGTTCGCTGCCCGTCATGCGGAACGCTGCGCGAAGCTGATTGCGATTTCCGGTGGCCTGCGCCCGGATGGCTGGGGCACCGCGACCCGCCACCTGCAGCGCGAGCTCGTGCGCGACGGGCTGCGCAACGGCGACGTCGCCACCGGCATGAGCCGCGCGCGGCAGCTCGGCATGCTCACCTATCGCGGCCGCGACGAGCTGGACACCCGCTTCGGCAAGCTGCTGCCCGGCCTCGATCGGCCGCCGGTCGCGGAGTACCTGGACCATCACGGCCAGCGGTTCGCGGAGCGCTTTCCGGTCAAGACCTTCCTGATGCTGAGCGAAGCCATCGACCGCGGCTGGCTTTCGGATCCGCAGGCCGTGCGCGAGGCCATCCAGCAGGTGAGCGCGGAAACCATCGTCGTCGGCGTGCCCGGCGACATGCTGTTTCCGTGGGCCTTGCAGGTGGAGCTGCATCGGGCGCTGCAGGCGGCGGGCGCCGACTCATCGCTGTGGAAACTGGAGTCAGTGTTCGGCCACGACGCCTTCCTGGCGGACCAGGACAAGCTCGCCGATGTCTTGCGCGGGGCGCAAGCGTTTGGCGGCGAGTTGCGGCAGGCGGCGCGCCCACGGTTCGAGGGCGTCGGCGTCGAGCCGGTCCGCGAGATCCGCATCGGCCTGGTCGGTTGCGGCACCGTCGGCCTCGGCGTGCTCGAGATGATCGAGCGCCAGAGGGAGGCAGTCGCCGAACGTTACGGCGTCAAGTTCCGGGTGTCGCGGATCGCGGTCCGCGACGTCACCAAGGACCGTGGCCCGCGCGCGGCCGGCATCCCGATCAGCGATCGGCCGCTCGAACTGGTGAGCGATCCGGAAGTGGACGTCGTGGTGGAGGTGGCTGGAGGCATGGCCGTGGAGCCGATCCTCCGCGCCGCGCTGGCCACCGGCAAGCCCGTGGTCACCGCCAACAAGGCGCTGCTCGCGTCGAAGCTCGCGGAGCTGGGCGTGCTGGCGCAGCGCACCGAGACGCCGCTCTACTGCGAAGCCGCCGCGGCGGCGGCCATTCCCATCGTGCGGCACCTCAGTCATCGCGCCGACGAAGTGGACAGCCTGTGGGGCATCGTCAACGCGACCTGCAACTTCGTGATGACGCGGCTCGAGCAGGGCGACCTCACGCTGGCCGAGGCGGTCGCGGAAGCGCAGCGGCTCGGGTTTGCCGAGGCGCAGCCGGATGACGACCTCGACGGCAAGGACGCGGCGGCGAAGCTGTCGATCCTCGCCTACCGCGCCTTCGGCGCGTGGGTGCGTCCCGACGGGTTCCTGGTCCGCGGCATCCGCGACATCGATCCGGCCGACTGCGACCTCGCCGAGTCGATGGGCTTCCGCATCCGGCAAATCGCGCGCGCCGTGCGCATCAACGGCGCGCTCGACATGGCGGTGGAGCCCCTGCTGCTCCCCACCTGGCACCTGCTGGCGTCGGTCGAAGAGGAATACAACGCGGTCTACCTGCGCTGCGTGTCGTCGGGCGACCTCAGCCTGTTCGGCAAGGGCGCCGGCGCCCTGCCCACGGCCACGGCCATCCTCGGCGACTTGATCGACCTCGCGCAAGACAACTCGGTCCGCTGGCCGGTGCCCCGCACGCTCGCGGTGGCGCGTGACGGCTCGGCGGTGTTGCCGGCGCCGCGGCGTCACTATCTGCGGATCACCGGCCAGCCGCATCCGGGGCTCGAGCGCAAGTTCGAGGGCCTGGTCCGCCGGCACGGGCTGTCGGTGCAGAATCGCGCGACCCGCGGTGAAGCGGATCGCGTGCACATTGCCTTCATGATTTCCGCCAGTTCCGACACCCAGATTGCCGCCGTCACCGCGGCCGTGGATCGCCTGGCTCGCGTCGAGCAGCGCCTTTGCCTCGGGGTGATGGATTGA
- a CDS encoding PLP-dependent transferase yields the protein MGEATRSIHDAIDAHARRTGIPYLHPDEPTVQLDLLGSAQVVEWQEGKAAFLFASEGCWSELPHLYARYGTTATTALITKLKAMEHATSALVCDSGMQATALAFDVLMEPGGHAVLMRQVYNKTRSYLEWLAARTGGSITVVDDGDAAALAAAITPATRFVFAETFTNPLVRAQDFDLLRAVMAAAKERAPGIRLVLDTTIASPWAFKVPPLHNGVDIVLASGTKSLGGNDRDMWGYLATNDSQFANGVMDLMAMRGGILDWRRATAILSAFDGAEAAHARRSASASKVAAFLAAHPKVSEVFHPSLPAHVDAAAIARHYTRPGSLLSFRVTDADEDRTRHLADVLATCVIVRYALSFDGLATKVNHHRTVSEYFTKVEQLQRNGFDRLIRLAVGMEDADDVIAALNWTLHHGDAVSVDDINAWQQQRAGALGV from the coding sequence ATGGGCGAGGCGACTCGATCGATCCATGACGCGATCGATGCGCACGCGCGGCGCACGGGCATTCCATATCTCCATCCGGACGAGCCGACCGTGCAACTGGACCTGCTCGGCTCGGCGCAGGTCGTGGAGTGGCAGGAAGGCAAGGCCGCGTTCCTGTTCGCCAGCGAAGGCTGCTGGTCGGAGCTGCCCCACCTCTACGCCCGCTACGGGACCACGGCGACGACGGCGCTGATTACCAAGCTGAAGGCGATGGAGCACGCCACCAGCGCGCTGGTCTGCGATTCGGGCATGCAGGCGACGGCGCTCGCCTTCGACGTGCTCATGGAACCAGGCGGCCACGCCGTGCTCATGCGGCAGGTCTACAACAAGACGCGCAGCTACCTGGAATGGCTGGCCGCCCGCACCGGCGGGTCGATCACCGTCGTTGACGATGGGGACGCCGCGGCGCTGGCGGCGGCCATCACGCCGGCCACCCGCTTTGTGTTTGCCGAGACGTTCACCAACCCGTTGGTACGCGCCCAGGACTTCGACCTGCTCCGCGCGGTGATGGCGGCGGCGAAAGAGCGGGCGCCCGGCATCCGGCTGGTCCTCGACACCACCATCGCCTCGCCGTGGGCGTTCAAGGTGCCGCCCCTCCACAACGGCGTCGACATCGTCCTGGCCAGCGGCACCAAGTCGCTGGGCGGCAACGATCGCGACATGTGGGGCTACCTCGCCACCAACGACTCGCAGTTCGCCAACGGCGTGATGGACCTGATGGCGATGCGCGGCGGCATTCTCGACTGGCGGCGGGCCACTGCCATCCTGTCGGCGTTCGACGGCGCCGAGGCGGCGCACGCGCGGCGCTCGGCCTCGGCGTCGAAGGTCGCGGCGTTCCTCGCCGCTCATCCGAAAGTCAGCGAGGTCTTTCATCCGTCGCTGCCGGCGCACGTGGACGCGGCGGCCATCGCCAGGCATTACACGCGGCCGGGATCGCTGCTGTCGTTCAGGGTGACAGACGCCGACGAGGACCGCACCAGGCACCTGGCCGACGTGTTGGCGACCTGCGTGATCGTCCGGTATGCTCTCTCGTTCGACGGGTTGGCCACCAAGGTCAACCATCACCGCACGGTGTCGGAGTACTTCACCAAGGTTGAACAATTGCAGCGCAACGGGTTCGATCGCCTGATCCGGCTCGCGGTGGGCATGGAGGACGCGGACGACGTGATCGCCGCCCTCAACTGGACGCTGCATCATGGCGATGCCGTGAGCGTGGATGACATCAACGCCTGGCAGCAACAGCGCGCCGGCGCATTAGGAGTGTGA
- a CDS encoding methyltransferase domain-containing protein, with protein sequence MGAAAHLGIKLDEYDAVIRTLIPHYEELIAAAGDAVGALAGTAPVVVDLGTGSGALAQQILKARPKARLIGIDEDAGMLAMAGKRLRGRIETIAGNFERTAIPRCDVISASFALHHIRTGRRKAAMYRQCFQALRPGGMLVSADCCLASAKGLQHRDRAAWLAHLQERYSRARSEGYLRAWAKEDVYFTLDREVDLMTAAGFRVEVAFRKTCFAVVVGLK encoded by the coding sequence ATGGGCGCAGCCGCACACCTCGGCATCAAGCTCGACGAATACGACGCGGTCATCCGCACGTTGATTCCCCACTACGAGGAGCTGATCGCGGCCGCCGGCGACGCGGTTGGCGCCCTGGCTGGCACCGCGCCCGTCGTGGTCGATCTGGGCACCGGCTCCGGCGCGCTGGCGCAGCAGATTCTGAAGGCCCGCCCGAAGGCCCGGTTGATCGGCATCGACGAAGACGCCGGCATGCTGGCGATGGCCGGGAAGCGGCTGCGCGGGCGCATCGAAACGATCGCCGGCAATTTCGAGCGGACCGCCATTCCCCGTTGCGACGTGATCTCGGCCTCGTTCGCGCTCCATCACATTCGAACCGGGCGGCGGAAGGCGGCGATGTACCGGCAATGCTTCCAGGCCCTCAGACCCGGCGGGATGCTGGTGAGCGCGGACTGCTGCCTGGCCTCGGCCAAGGGGTTGCAGCACCGCGATCGCGCGGCCTGGCTGGCGCACCTGCAGGAGCGCTACTCGCGCGCCAGGTCGGAAGGCTACCTGCGCGCGTGGGCGAAGGAGGACGTCTACTTCACGCTGGATCGCGAGGTGGACCTGATGACGGCGGCGGGGTTCCGCGTCGAGGTTGCGTTCCGCAAGACGTGCTTCGCGGTGGTGGTGGGGCTGAAGTAG
- a CDS encoding 4-hydroxy-3-methylbut-2-enyl diphosphate reductase: MYFQKGFGLKSEVGPVLARTYRSPVIDRLKALGYQALAGGLRIELAREFGFCYGVDRAVDYAYQTRRQFPDRRVFLSGEIIHNPDVNQRIRGMGIEILEDSLDPAARFREVSAADVVILPAFGVSVPELNHLKAKNCVLVDTTCGSVLNVWKKVHFYARDGYTVIIHGKHHHEETRATASQALTHPGGQYLCVRDVAETERLCEYILGRRTAAELMAEFGDAASPGFDPARDLRRMGLANQTTMLMTETLKVQEVLRRAIVEREGATDIEGCFRAFDTICSATQERQDAVLDMLRDGGLDLMIVIGGYNSSNTQALARMCAPRVTTFYIDNPTCIEETSIRHRLVGAAVESRTDGWLPAGPRTIGITAGASTPDSVVGEVLERILALRGCTAADLTASSGAAAGVQTS; the protein is encoded by the coding sequence ATGTACTTTCAGAAGGGTTTCGGCCTGAAATCCGAGGTCGGACCCGTTCTCGCGCGTACCTATCGCAGCCCGGTCATCGATCGGCTCAAGGCGCTCGGGTACCAGGCGCTGGCCGGAGGTCTGCGGATCGAACTCGCCCGCGAGTTCGGGTTTTGTTACGGCGTCGATCGCGCCGTGGATTATGCCTACCAGACGCGCCGGCAATTTCCCGACCGCCGCGTGTTCCTGTCGGGCGAGATCATCCACAACCCGGATGTGAACCAGCGAATTCGCGGCATGGGGATCGAGATTCTCGAAGACTCGCTCGACCCGGCGGCGCGGTTCCGCGAGGTGTCGGCCGCCGACGTGGTGATCCTGCCGGCGTTCGGGGTGAGCGTGCCCGAGCTCAATCACCTCAAGGCGAAGAACTGCGTGCTGGTGGACACCACCTGCGGCAGCGTGCTCAACGTTTGGAAGAAGGTCCACTTCTACGCCCGCGACGGCTACACCGTGATCATTCACGGCAAGCACCACCACGAAGAGACGCGCGCCACCGCGTCGCAGGCCCTCACGCATCCGGGCGGCCAGTATCTGTGCGTGCGCGACGTGGCCGAGACCGAGCGGCTTTGCGAATACATCCTGGGGCGTCGCACCGCGGCCGAGTTGATGGCGGAGTTCGGCGATGCCGCCAGCCCCGGCTTCGATCCCGCGCGCGACTTGCGGCGCATGGGCCTCGCCAACCAGACCACGATGTTGATGACCGAGACGCTGAAGGTGCAAGAGGTCCTGCGCCGTGCCATCGTCGAGCGCGAGGGCGCCACCGACATCGAAGGCTGCTTCCGCGCCTTCGACACCATTTGCTCCGCCACGCAGGAGCGCCAGGACGCCGTGCTCGACATGTTGCGGGACGGCGGACTGGACCTGATGATCGTGATTGGCGGCTACAACAGCAGCAACACCCAGGCGCTGGCGCGCATGTGCGCGCCGCGGGTGACCACGTTTTATATCGACAATCCAACTTGCATCGAGGAAACTTCCATCCGCCACCGGCTGGTCGGCGCGGCTGTTGAGAGCCGCACCGACGGCTGGCTGCCCGCGGGTCCCAGGACGATCGGGATCACGGCGGGCGCGTCGACCCCGGACAGCGTGGTCGGCGAGGTGCTGGAACGCATCCTTGCGCTACGGGGATGCACGGCAGCCGACCTGACGGCCTCGAGTGGGGCCGCCGCCGGCGTGCAGACTAGCTGA
- a CDS encoding helix-turn-helix domain-containing protein, whose translation MPQRSRCPVACTLDVLGDKWSLLVVRDVMRGKKRYAEFLASPEGIPTNILAERLRRLAAAGIIKAHRYSQHPPRVEYQLTAKGEDLRPVMRAMVEWGVRHAGGRTPPPMPARIP comes from the coding sequence ATGCCCCAGCGCTCCCGCTGTCCGGTGGCGTGCACCCTCGATGTCCTGGGCGACAAGTGGTCGCTGCTGGTGGTCCGCGACGTCATGCGCGGCAAGAAGCGCTACGCCGAGTTCCTCGCGTCGCCGGAAGGCATCCCCACCAACATCCTGGCCGAGCGGCTGAGGCGGCTGGCGGCCGCCGGCATCATCAAGGCGCATCGCTACAGCCAGCATCCCCCGCGCGTCGAATACCAGCTGACCGCGAAGGGCGAGGACCTGCGTCCGGTGATGCGGGCGATGGTCGAGTGGGGCGTGCGCCACGCCGGCGGCCGCACCCCGCCGCCGATGCCCGCCAGGATCCCCTAG
- a CDS encoding DUF5916 domain-containing protein, whose product MLRRIVVAVLLAVPAPALAQAPPPTVRAHRVTDPMRVDGKLDEGVYASTPAITNFVQQEPDEFKPATEKTEAWIFFDDDHVYVSARNWESAPGRRVANEMRRDTSQLRQNDTFAVLFDTFHDRRNGYIFYANAIGGLSDSQITDEGPPNTDWNTVWDVRTGEFDGGWTIEMAIPFKSLRYQPGADQAWGINLRRVVRWKNEWSYLAQVPRALTTFRGILKVSSAGTLEGLQVPSGSRNLEFKPFTLTGIATDNTVSPAVSNDANLRVGGDMKYGITQNITADLTVNTDFSQVEVDEQQVNLTRFNLFFPEKRDFFLEGLGTFAFAGRASAGLAAGTGDTPYLFFSRRIGLDQSRVIPLRVGGRVSGKAGQFTFGAINVQTGDDEKARVESANFTVLRAKRDILRRSSIGGMFTHRSATPGRAGSNDGYGLDAALSFRQNLRFDAYLAGTRTEGREGNNLSYRGFFDYNADKFGVQAERLVVEPNFLPEIGFVRRTDIRRNYGLLRFSPRPRRLRNVRRMTTQASLNYTTNNQDRLDTREAVGKFDTEFTNSDVASFTYTDSLERLVRPFAISPGVTLPVGSYTFHTTRIGYVAGQQRKVSGEIVYETGPFYNGDRHTISLNGARMQVTPQMSLEPSLSINWVDLVQGSFTAKVVRTRATYTITPRMFVSGIVQFNSAGTSVGSNVRFRWEYRPGSELFVVYTDDFDTEPRPNVVSLRNRAFVVKFNRLFRL is encoded by the coding sequence ATGCTCCGTCGCATCGTCGTCGCCGTCCTCCTCGCCGTGCCGGCTCCGGCGCTCGCCCAGGCCCCTCCCCCCACCGTCCGCGCCCATCGCGTCACCGATCCGATGCGCGTGGACGGCAAGCTGGATGAAGGCGTCTACGCGAGCACGCCGGCCATCACCAACTTCGTGCAGCAGGAACCGGACGAGTTCAAGCCCGCCACCGAAAAGACCGAGGCGTGGATCTTCTTCGACGACGACCACGTCTACGTCTCGGCGCGCAACTGGGAAAGCGCACCCGGGCGCCGCGTCGCGAACGAGATGCGGCGCGACACCAGCCAGTTGCGGCAGAACGACACCTTCGCGGTGCTGTTCGACACCTTCCACGACCGGCGCAACGGCTACATCTTCTACGCCAACGCCATCGGCGGCCTCTCCGACAGCCAGATCACCGACGAAGGCCCGCCCAACACCGACTGGAACACCGTGTGGGACGTGCGGACCGGTGAGTTCGACGGCGGCTGGACCATCGAGATGGCCATTCCCTTCAAGTCGCTGCGCTACCAGCCCGGCGCCGATCAGGCCTGGGGCATCAACCTCCGCCGCGTCGTTCGCTGGAAGAACGAGTGGTCGTACCTGGCGCAGGTGCCGCGCGCGCTGACCACGTTCCGCGGCATCCTCAAGGTGTCGTCGGCCGGCACGCTCGAAGGGCTGCAGGTGCCGTCGGGCAGCCGCAACCTGGAGTTCAAGCCGTTCACGCTCACCGGCATTGCCACCGACAACACCGTGTCGCCGGCCGTGTCGAACGACGCCAACCTCCGCGTCGGCGGCGACATGAAGTACGGCATCACCCAGAACATCACCGCCGACCTCACCGTGAACACCGACTTCTCGCAGGTGGAGGTGGACGAGCAGCAGGTGAACCTGACGCGCTTCAACCTGTTCTTCCCGGAGAAGCGCGATTTCTTTCTCGAAGGCCTCGGCACGTTCGCGTTTGCCGGGCGGGCCAGCGCCGGCCTGGCGGCGGGCACCGGCGACACGCCCTACCTGTTCTTCAGCCGCCGCATCGGCCTGGATCAGTCGCGGGTGATCCCGCTGCGCGTCGGCGGCCGGGTCAGCGGCAAGGCCGGCCAGTTCACCTTCGGCGCCATCAACGTCCAGACCGGCGACGACGAGAAGGCCCGTGTCGAGTCCGCCAACTTCACGGTGCTCCGCGCCAAGCGCGACATCCTGCGCCGCAGCAGCATCGGCGGCATGTTCACGCACCGCAGCGCCACGCCGGGGCGCGCCGGCTCCAACGATGGCTACGGCCTCGACGCGGCGCTGTCGTTTCGCCAGAACCTCCGCTTCGACGCCTACCTCGCCGGCACCAGGACCGAGGGGCGCGAGGGCAACAACCTCAGCTACCGCGGCTTCTTCGACTACAACGCCGACAAGTTCGGCGTTCAGGCGGAACGCCTGGTGGTGGAGCCGAACTTCCTCCCGGAAATCGGGTTCGTGCGCCGCACCGACATCCGCCGCAACTACGGCCTGCTCCGCTTCAGCCCCCGTCCCCGCCGGCTGCGGAACGTCCGCCGCATGACGACGCAGGCGAGCCTGAACTACACGACCAACAACCAGGATCGCCTGGACACGCGCGAGGCGGTCGGCAAGTTCGACACCGAGTTCACCAACAGCGATGTCGCCAGCTTCACCTACACCGACAGCCTCGAGCGGCTGGTCCGCCCGTTCGCCATCTCGCCGGGAGTGACGCTGCCGGTCGGCAGCTACACCTTTCACACCACGCGCATCGGCTACGTCGCCGGCCAGCAGCGCAAGGTCTCGGGCGAGATCGTCTACGAGACGGGCCCGTTCTATAACGGCGACCGCCACACCATTTCGCTGAACGGCGCGCGCATGCAGGTCACGCCGCAGATGTCGCTCGAGCCGAGCCTGTCGATCAACTGGGTGGATCTGGTCCAGGGCTCCTTCACCGCCAAGGTCGTGCGGACCCGCGCGACCTATACCATCACGCCGCGGATGTTCGTGAGCGGCATCGTCCAGTTCAACTCGGCGGGCACCTCGGTCGGCAGCAACGTCCGCTTCCGGTGGGAGTACCGGCCCGGCAGCGAGCTGTTCGTGGTCTACACCGACGACTTCGACACCGAGCCGCGACCCAACGTCGTCTCGCTCCGCAACCGGGCGTTCGTCGTGAAGTTCAACAGGCTGTTCCGGCTGTAA
- a CDS encoding serine hydrolase domain-containing protein — MTQRLATSICAALALAIATHAVTVRGSAAQPPEAAVDQVFAKWTTSTPGCAVGVAVAGKPVLTKAYGMADLEHDVPNTADTIFESGSVAKQFTAMAVLLLVKDGKLSLDDPVRQHIPELPDYGVPLTIRHLLSHTSGLRDWGSVEGIAGWPRTTRAYTHGHVLDIVSRQKALNFPPGTQWSYSNTGFNLAAIIVSRVSGVPFAEFSKTRMFAPLGMTRTSWRDDHTRIVKGRAIAYSGGADGFHIEMPFENVHGNGGLLTTVGDLLKWNENYVTPTVGDRGLVITQSTAGRFNDGRALDYGLGLYVNDYRGVKNVYHSGSTAGYRAHLNRFPDAHTSVAVLCNVSTGDATRSANLVSDLYLAGRLNPAAAPAATTPARTMATPPTAAQLAAFSGSYWSDEAEVILTAAVEDGALVLKRRPDTTIKMTAVEPDVFRGSIGTITFRRDAAGKVNALSVKQERVWELRFERR, encoded by the coding sequence ATGACGCAACGATTGGCAACCTCCATCTGCGCAGCCTTGGCACTGGCCATCGCGACCCACGCCGTGACCGTCCGCGGCAGCGCCGCCCAGCCACCGGAGGCTGCCGTGGACCAGGTGTTCGCCAAGTGGACCACCAGCACGCCTGGGTGCGCGGTCGGCGTGGCCGTGGCCGGCAAGCCGGTGCTCACCAAGGCATATGGCATGGCGGACCTTGAACACGACGTGCCGAATACCGCCGACACCATCTTCGAATCCGGCTCGGTGGCCAAACAGTTCACGGCGATGGCCGTGCTGCTCCTCGTCAAGGACGGCAAGCTCTCACTGGACGATCCGGTGCGCCAGCACATTCCCGAACTGCCCGACTACGGCGTGCCGCTCACCATCCGCCACCTGCTGAGCCACACCAGCGGCCTGCGCGACTGGGGCAGCGTGGAAGGCATCGCCGGGTGGCCGCGGACGACGCGGGCGTATACCCACGGCCACGTGCTCGACATCGTCAGTCGCCAGAAGGCCCTGAACTTTCCGCCGGGCACGCAGTGGTCCTACAGCAACACCGGCTTCAACCTCGCCGCCATCATCGTCTCGCGCGTCAGCGGCGTGCCGTTCGCCGAGTTCTCCAAGACGCGCATGTTCGCGCCGCTGGGCATGACCCGCACCTCCTGGCGCGACGACCACACGCGCATCGTCAAGGGCCGCGCGATTGCATACTCGGGCGGCGCCGACGGCTTTCACATCGAGATGCCATTCGAGAACGTGCACGGCAATGGCGGGCTGCTCACGACGGTGGGGGATTTGCTGAAGTGGAATGAGAACTACGTGACGCCGACGGTGGGTGACCGCGGGCTGGTCATCACGCAATCAACGGCTGGCCGCTTCAACGACGGCCGCGCCTTGGATTATGGGCTTGGCTTGTACGTGAACGACTACCGGGGCGTGAAGAACGTCTACCACAGCGGTTCGACGGCCGGCTATCGCGCCCACCTGAACCGCTTTCCCGACGCCCACACCTCGGTGGCCGTGCTCTGCAACGTCAGCACCGGTGATGCGACGCGATCGGCCAACCTGGTGTCTGACTTGTATCTGGCTGGCCGCCTCAATCCGGCCGCAGCTCCGGCGGCCACCACACCTGCCCGCACCATGGCCACTCCCCCGACAGCCGCCCAGCTCGCGGCGTTCAGCGGCAGCTATTGGAGCGACGAGGCCGAGGTGATACTGACCGCCGCGGTTGAAGACGGCGCGCTGGTGCTCAAGCGCCGGCCTGACACGACGATCAAGATGACCGCGGTGGAGCCAGATGTGTTTCGCGGATCGATCGGGACCATCACGTTCCGGCGCGACGCCGCCGGCAAGGTCAATGCGCTGAGCGTGAAGCAGGAGCGCGTGTGGGAACTCAGATTCGAACGTCGATGA